The genomic region AACTGTCTTTTGACAAGTACAGGTTTTGTTTCCTCTACCCCAAGTAATTTGGTTCCATCAAACCAGCAAATTATTCTTGTCCAGTTTTGCCTTCTGAAGAAATGTGATAACAAATTAGATTGCTTCAATATACCAGCACTATTTTAAATTTAACTACCAGTTCAAATTAGGAGATGGATTTCATATTGTACTCACATGAATGGCTTTGGGTTCGTCAGCATTTACATTGCAATATAGACATGCAAAGTTGCTTGCAGATGAGAAAAGGCACATTGTTTACTTATATGCAACTTAACTGAGCATCACTGAATACAAAAACTTTGATTGTATGTCTATGGCCTTTCTTAGGCCCATAACTTTATGTACATTTGGAAAATTGGCAGGGCCAGATTTCTGTACaagataattaattttaattaccCCGTTCTCCAAAGTGGGGTacatgctttaaaataattgaGTTTCTTGAGGTACTAATTGATTGTAGGGTTCAGTTCTGGTCTCAAAACAATGTAGGGATGTGGGTTTAGTATCAATAATAGTATTTCCCAAAGGGCATGAgtgatttttattgttttgttaaGCACAAACAtatttccagcccaaacagtACTGCATTTGTAATCAATCAATGACTAAGGCTTAGAGCATTGCCAGTCTGGAAATGGCAGCCTGGCAAGGTAGAACACGCAAGAGTTCTTTCTCTGTAGGACACCAGGACTGGAAACCTACAGTGGTAGCTTACTCAGATGCTGGGGAAACAAGGGAGCAGAAGTGCACTGGTCTCTCAGAGGAAATTCCATTTCATCCAAAAAGAAAGGTGATTGTTCAGAAATACCATGCAGAATGCACTGCTTGTGACAGCTTCTCTGGATGCCTTGCAGCTCCCAGGTTAGCTGTGATTTGGACTAGCATTTTGGTGGAAACTGTGTTTCACCCACACCATCTAGGTGCTAGTTTGGAGGCTCAGCTCTGGATTTCTTTGTGGGGCTCCAAGTAAGGAAACAGCTGTGGGCTGACTGAAGCTTGTGGTATGCATACGGCCAAAACATAATCAGCCACGTACATTTTTGTGTGCTAATAGTTCTTCCTTGGGTAAGTTGTCATCCCTCTAATGATCCCTTGAACAGAAGTTGTTTATACCTTTCATTgcctttgctgcctttctctcaCTCCCTTTTCTAACTCACTGCATCCTTTCTGAAGCAAGTCACCAGATGGTCAGAGCTTATGTTATTCTAAGGACATAATAGGGGTACATCAGAAAAATTAGTACCTATGCTCTAGCAATGGGCAAGAGCAAATCAGCTGTAATTAGTACAAAGGCTGCAACTGTAGGGTCTCTTCGTTGTGGCAATGTGCTTTGTCATCCCCCCTGTCTGACAGTTTAAGGAAGAAGGATGAGATCAGGACTGGCATGGAGCCAGCCAGAACAAAGCTTCATTTTAGCTCCCCATGTTGCCCATTCAGGAAGTGCACCAGCAGATACAGAGCAGGTCCTTTGGAAGCCTCATGAGCTGGAGATCTTGAGGCTGTCAGATCCAGAGGTCTCAGTCTCCAAGGCATTGCATCTTCTAAGCAAGAAACTGTTCTTTTCAATGCAAATCATCATAACCGCTGAGTTCAGTGAGTTTGCATAGACCAGCCCCACTTGACAGTTTGGTCAAAGGTATGAAGAGAAATTTATCTTCAGGCTTTTATCTTCCTCTGAGTGTTGTATCAAAGTGCCTTTGTCAGTGCACAAGTATCCTTCATAAAAACAGAGCTTTGCATGACAATTATGTAatagtttttgtttgctttcctaatTGGAGAACATTTTGAAAGAGCAATAAAACACAATTTGTTCCCCCTTTCCAAAACAAGGATAGGGGGAGTAAATTTACATTGCAATGAGCAAGTTGTTATGAGCCAGTAGATCGGTGTTGACATAAAGGGTGACGGAAAGATCTTCTCATTTTGTGTGTTCCCTTCCCATTTCACTCCCTCTCACATGCATCTGCCGGGGCATCCTGCTGCTACAAAGCAAGGAAGCAGCCATACTCACAGTCAGCAGCTTTAATACATCATAACGCAGCTAACAACAATTCATATGAAATGAACTCTTCTTCACCAGGGCTGCCTCATACACCTAAACCCTTTCCCCAGCCAGTACTAGCAATGAAGGGACATGTAGTTTACTACTGCACCCACCTAGCTAGTCATTTTTTATTGTCCCTCTCTATATCCCTATTGGGTTTGTCATTTCCCAATACTGCTGGAATATTGgcatgggctgcagggctgagagtGCTGTTGTTCTCCTTCAGGCATATGACTTATCTAGCAAAGGGTTTGGAGAAATACAGTGTCTGGGAATGCTCCTGCCCTGTTGCCAAGCCAAGAGGGCAAATTAAACGTTGAAGCTGTCGTCTCAGTTGTTGGTCTGTCCTGCCCTTACTTTCTGGAAGTGAACTGCAGTTGTCCaaatcttttctcctttctttccatcTCTCTTTGTAATGAGTGGGTTTGTTACTGGTTCTGAGATGCTGAAAGTGACATTAACCCCCTGCCCAGCTGTTGCGATGTCAGGGCTGCAGGCAAAATGGCATTTGTTTGGCTCCTAGAGAAGTCAGCCCAGCGACTGCCTGGAGAGTCTGGCTGCAAGAGAAATCCATATGCAATGCTTCTGTCAGCAATGACTTGCTGGAAGGGAGTTTATAATAAATATTCACATCTGCTGCTTTGGACACTCTAATCCATCCTACAGATCTTTGCTGTGTCAGGCTTTGTTCTAGATGAAGGAGCTGGGTAGTTATAGAGGTTTGCAAATAGGACATATTTATCATGGTTAGCTCGATTTTCTAGTTCCTTTTCTTGTACAAATATCCATGACCATGCCAAGCATAACTTGTGATTAAATATACTCAGTGCATTTGTAAACTGGTGTAGATTATGTGCTTCCTTTGATAAACCAAGCAAATGGCAGTTCCTGGGCTGTCAAATTAAGCCATTGGATGCCAATGAGCAAAGTAGAGAACATCATTGTTAGCAATGTTCAGTCCAACATGACcttgtttccagggatgaggcacctaccgcctctctgggcaactgtACCAGCattttaccaccctcattgtaaaaaatgtcttccctatatctagcctaaatctcctctcttttagttcaaaaccatcaccccttgtcctgttgcaacaggcccttgctaaaaagattgtccttatctttcttgtagcccccctttaagtactgacaggctgcaataaggtctcctggaacCTtatccaggttgaacaacctcaactctctcaacctttcttcataggagaggtgttccagccctctgatcatttttgtggcctcctctggaccaactCTAAAAAGGTcatatctttcttgtgctgagtaGCTCATGGGCTACTTGGTGAATAATCTGAATGACTAAAAATAGCAAAGTATATCCTGTTTTTCATAATCTTCCCCAAAATGATGACCTTGGTGCCAGATTGACTTTGTCAGTGTCAGTATTAATtattcctctgctgctgatgtCTTTGCTTTCAGATAGGAAATTGTGGTACATAGAGCTGTAATCATTTGGAGGGTATATTGAACCTGCTCCTAATAGAAAAAGGTGTTTGACCAAGATTATGCCTGGCAGTGCAATGATCATGTTCTTGGGAGGACCACATCAGCTTTGAAATGAATGCATTGAtcctcttttgtgtgtgtgtgaaactcATTATTATAGTTAATTTCTAAAAAGACAGAGTCTTTACCTGCCGGCTGGATGAGCACAATGTGTTTAAAACATATCACTTATCAGCTGTTGCCTCTGTTTTTATTTAAGCAGGAATAAACTTACAAACTCATTCTGCCTTCTTGAAAGTGACAGAAACTGAGGCCACTTGGTTTGTAAATAAACACATGGAAACTGGGCACTCTTAGAACCTTTttgaagttttctttcttttttcctactgtTAGACTCAATTTTATACCAACAATAtgattatttttgtattttccatAGGGATACAAGGAAGCAAGGCACTTTGTTCACTTAGATGTATGATCTCAATGAAATTCAGTTGAAAACCATCATTTTCACCTCTTACAAagctgtaaaagaaaaacagtgttAAGACCACAGTCTGATGCTGATACCTCTAGGTAGGGGCACTTCTCCAGTGCTTAGTCTGGGTGTCAGAATATGCCTCTGAATAATAAAATAGCTGTGCTCTTAATAAGTAACATGCCAGGACTTCCAGATTCTCTTTAATCGCTCCAAAATCCAATCTCATTATTATTGATCTGTCCAACTTCCTGACAATCTATCTCAGAAAACATGACTATGCATTTTTAAACATTAATCTTTACAGCAGCAATCTCAAAACTCCTGGTGTCGCTCTCTTTCCCTCTGCAAACCTCGATAACTTTCCTCTGAATTTCAGGTTGCATGGTGGCTCTGGTGAACAGTGATGGATCCCTTCAGGTTCTGCCACTGGAGTGTGGGCAGGTCTCCAAGCACAGCAGCCAAGTGCACAGTCTTCTCTTCCATCACCAGGCTGCTCTTCGGAGGTGCTGAGGGTACCATTCGTCTCCGGACGTGAGGAATAACCTTACTCTCTCAAGGTGTTAAGGGAAAAGCTATGGCTTGACAGCACATCAATGAGGGCTCAGTGTTTTCATAGTTAATATCTGCAGTGGGAATGATCACCCCAAAGGAGTGTTGTTCTGCATTTATTCAAATAGCATCCCCAATTTCTCCCTCTTTTATCATCGTGTTTTTCCGAACATCCagaacctctttttttttttttttttttttttttttgtggtttctgGAGAAATAGCTTTACAATGACGCCTAATGACAGAGCAGCCGAATTGCAAGGCGATTGATACTTAATGTAGCACAACAGGAGGCACGGGAACAgggcagccccctccccagtgccagcctgTGGCAAGATGTGAAGTTTTCACAATGCAGCGGTGGGGGACGTCTCCCTGCAGCAAAGGCTCCGGACGGCGCCCGGGCAGCGGCGAGAATGAGCAGCGAGAGTTGGGCAACGCGGCgctgagggaaggagggagggcgGCCGGCGGCGGGGCCCGGTGGCCTGCGCTGGGGAAGCCCAAACCCCTCGGAAAGCCGGCTCCGCGGGCACGGCCCGCCCGCGCTGAGCGCCGCCCCGCCTCCGCGCTCCGTcgctggggctggggtggggttttgttattcccctctttttatttttcttttcttgtgtgggtttttttttattttccccctcaCAAACATTAATTCTAATAATAAGAGGCGGAGAGCGCGGAGCTGCGCGGGTATGCCCGGCTCGGGGAGTCCCGCCGCGGGGGCTGCCCGCTCGCCCGGCCGCGGGGCTCCTCCGCCCTCCCTCTCCCGCCTGCTTGCAGCCTAACCagcccccttttcccccctccttccccagcttgacTCGCAAGAGATCCACTGGGCATAGGGAGGGGATATAgatgtttggtttgggtgttttttttttttttcccctgtcctcCCCCCCTCCGCTCTCCGCCTGAAGACCTGAGGAAATCCAGCCCAAGTTCGGCGCGATGACTGTGCTGCTGGCATCGGGGTTTCTCCGCGGCGTCCCTTCCTCCGGACCGCCTCGCTGCTGCTCGCTTTGAATCCTCAGCGCCGGACTAAAGCTTAATGCTCATGTGGTCGCACGGCTGCTGCTTTCCCCTGTTTTGTGATGGGAGGTGAAAGAAAAGGGATAATTGTCCGTGAGTCAACACTGAAAATGTGATTAGGAGGAACTGCTTTCACTAATCGGTTTCTAACCTTTTAGTCCATGTTGGCCTGTGACCCCTTTCAGCTTTCCGATCGAGCCTGATTAGGTAAGTGTGAATTATTCACGCGGGGTGAGGGAAGGCGGATAGAAAGGTTTTACTTGGAGACTTACATACGGTCCTGGCCTCTCTGTCGATGAGAAATGATAGGAAAGTTCATCTGTAAACTAATTCTGAACTGAGCAGCGTTTGTTTACTTGTTGAAATCTGCCCGTGCAAGACGTCTGCAGTCTGTCTGATTTCCAGCTGAGCCGAGCGCTTCTGAGTTGCTGTGGGACACCTCAGATACTGGTGCAAAATATAGTGGTCTTATTTCTCATCTTTGGAGAACTTTCAAATTTTATAATTTGGAGAGTTTTCTCATCAAACTTAAGCAGATCCCCTCGAATGTCTCTCATTTGTTCAGACGTGAATTACTtaatttgcttctgctttgttttcctcccgTCCTTATGCTCACCAATCTGCAATGTTGCAACCTACCTGTAGCGTTTTGGTGGGTGAGATGCTCTGCTCTGTAGATGCGtagagcagccagagctgcgTGAATCACTTGCTTTCCAAACAACATGTTACAAGAGATACTGCTGACAGTAGTAGCAGGGTGCATAGTCCTTGTGATAGAAATGTAGCTAGTACTTCAATTAAGAAGATATCTTTCTGAATTTGATAAAGCTTGTGTAATATCCGGTGTCTCCCTCTGTTGTGGCTTTGGAAAAACTGCTTTGTCAACAGGATCCCTTAGATGCTTCTCTAGTATTAAAGCCTGTCCTACTGctgggtggtggggtgggttttttgtttggttgttttttttcagttaaggGAGATTTAATTACTGAACATCTGCAGTCCACCCAAAATCCCAATATATGAAAAATAGCTCCCAGAGAGATGGAGGGGGAGTACATGTTTGCCTGTGTGTGTAGGTTAATGCATGTTTGTATATGCTGtgagtatgtgtgtgtgcacattgTGGAAacggaggaagagaaggaacgCATACAGATCCCAAACAGTCCGTCTTTGGCTGGTGCCagcaaccacctccctcatTCCTCAATCCCTAAATGCAAGTATTTAATCTCATTTAAAAGTTCCCTGTCATGCTTTGCCTCGGTTCCATTAAGAGAGGTCAGAAACCATCTTGGTGCTGGGGTGTCGCTGGCTGTTGGCGGGTGTGCAGGCAGGACGGTGTGTTGGTGGCAGTGATGTGGCACAGCGGGCAGCCAATAGCACACCCACAGCACACGCACAGAGCCTTTGCCGGGAGCTGCCTGTCCCTGGGGGCACCGCAaagctccttttcctctctgggTCAGTCCTCAGCTCGACCACTTCAGCAGAGCTCTCCAAAGGTCGGGCCGTGCTGCACAGCTCCTAAAGTTTTAGAAAGACTCCAGCTTAATCAGCCAGACAcacttcagcagctccatgcaTTACACAGGCAGTTAACATCCTGCTCTCTGCGTTTCGCTCTGGGAATTACTGAAATGCTGAATAATGGAGAAGGTGAATTACATCTCTGCTGCTATTGGGATTTTATGTACCTGCTGCTGGATGGGCTGGGTTGGTAGCCCAGGTAgtccctcttcctcttcataTATGCTGTATATAACATTCTGTACTATCCCACCTCTGGCAGACCAAGTATAACCTGGCACCATCTTTCATACTGGATGCTGATCTACCTAAAGATTATGTTTATCTCATTTTTTAACTCAGGTGTTCTATCTCAGTTTAATGAAGTGAGCTGTGCAGCTGACGTAGCACATAGGGACAGTGGTAGGAGGTTAAGACTGGGTTTAAAGACTGGGCTTAAACTTGGGTTCAAATCCCTTCTGAGCTGCCCATCACCATGTGATTTCAGGCAGCTACTTTAATTTCTGGTGCATCAGAAAACACGAATGAGGGAAGTGAaaatgaaatgattctgtgaaccacTATTTCTGTAGAGATATTTTGTGGGCATATGCTTAGAGGCATGTTGTGTCtaagatttttatttcacaggctttattttcttttaacagaAACTGAGAAGAGGCTTAATTTGAATGAAACTGTGATAGTGCAGTTTGAAAGCACTGGTTTATTCTTGGGTGCTGGTTGAAACTATGGCCTTTATAAGTCAGCATTCCTTAGAATTTTGAGTTTGTTCtcacttaaaaatatttgttttcagacCACAACACTGGTCTCCCTATGGAAGCAGCTGTTTCAATCTGGTATTGAGATCTCATGGAGAACCTGAGGAGGGGGATGGCTCTTCATATACATGAAGCCTGGATACTTCTATTTGTAATCCCTGCTTTGGTCACTCCAGCTGCCATCAGTCATGAAGACTACCCTGCTGATGAAGGCGACCAAACCTCCAGTAATGACAATCTGATCTTTGATGACTACCGAGGGAAGGGCTGTGTGGATGACAGTGGCTTTGTATACAAACTAGGAGAACGATTTTTTCCAGGACATTCCAACTGCCCTTGTGTCTGTACTGAGGATGGACCTGTTTGCGATCAACCAGAATGCCCTAAAATCCACCCAAAGTGTACAAAAGTGGAACATAATGGATGCTGTCCAGAATGCAAAGAAGTGAAAAACTTTTGTGAATATCATGGGAAAAATTACAAAATCTTGGAGGAATTTAAGGTATGAAACCCTTTCTTCAGTATTTAATACTGGTATGCTATAggagttttatttctgttggGGGCTCTCAAAGGCACTCAGTATTTGCTTACTGCTGTTAATTGATGCTGAGCTGAAGTCCTTTATAGCTGTGATGCAGGTCTGACAAGTTTAAGAGCTGACACCTCCTTCCTTGTGTGTGCTCACTGAGGACAGGTGGCCAGGCAAAAGTCCCCCTGTGAAATGGCAGTCCTCAGAATCTGctgctctggacaacctgctccttTGCTTGTAGCGTGAGTCAAGCTGGACTACCAATGGTGTCTGAAAATGCTGGTAAACCAGTACTGAGTGGTTTTTAAGAAGCCCTTTTCCAATTTGGGTAGCAAAAATTGATGGCATTGTACTGAGAGTTGTTACTCATACCTGCTTGAGAATGCAAGTAAGGAGATTGCCAGCTTTATTTAATAGTTTAATTTTAGCTGTGATAAGGCTGTCTAGCGTGGCAGAAGGTGAATTCTTAGGCAGAGAACCATCTCAAGGAAGGAGAAGTGTGGGGTTTAATTGTCATGGTTGAGTTCCTTTTAGGAATGTCGTAAAGAAACCCTTCTGGAATATATCTTAAAAATACGACTggattttcaaaacccattaCCCTTTACACAACCTGCATCTCTCATTCTAATGAGTTTCATTGCATGTTTTCAATTCTGCTAAGGAAAATAGCATTTCACAATGAAGAACAGGGTCTGGAAAGGCAGGAGGTATACACAGGTTTGTTCTCTCAGGTCACGTGGCTTTAAGATTCATACCTCCGTAATTAACCACAACCTATATAACTCTTCATGGCTGTATGCCCAATCTCATTATACACTTTGCcaattgattttcttttttgacaATGAAAATACTTCCATATAGGTCTGTGTAATTCACAAGTTCTCAGTAATGTAGAtcacaattttctttttccagataCTCTCATTTTCAGGGAAGCCAATATTTAGTTCCTTTCTTCTATCCTGTATGGTTTATGTTCATATTTTTCTGTCCATCTGTAACTGCAATCACTCAGTATGGGCTAGACAGTTTAATGTCAGAGACTGAAGGCAAAACAAATGTATGAGGAACATCTCCTTGAGGCCCATCATGATCGACTTGTTCTCTGTTTTACTTTCCTGAGCAATGTGAAGACCCTGGTCTTACGAACTGCTTAAATAGCGCTTTCATCTTGCCCTGGTAAGGCTTAGCTCAACTTCATCCCACCATCATGTTTCA from Indicator indicator isolate 239-I01 chromosome 5, UM_Iind_1.1, whole genome shotgun sequence harbors:
- the VWC2L gene encoding von Willebrand factor C domain-containing protein 2-like codes for the protein MENLRRGMALHIHEAWILLFVIPALVTPAAISHEDYPADEGDQTSSNDNLIFDDYRGKGCVDDSGFVYKLGERFFPGHSNCPCVCTEDGPVCDQPECPKIHPKCTKVEHNGCCPECKEVKNFCEYHGKNYKILEEFKPSPCEWCRCEPSNEVHCVVADCAVPECVNPVYEPEQCCPVCKNGPNCFAGTTIIPAGIEVKVDDCNICHCHNGDWWKPAQCSKRECQGKQAL